In Oryctolagus cuniculus chromosome 18, mOryCun1.1, whole genome shotgun sequence, the DNA window TCCGCAGGTCTGAGCCGAGAGGACGTGAGCAAAGAGGGTAGCCGCAGGGCTGGCATTGCCTTTGGGGACCTGACCGAGTCGGGTGACATCAGCTGCTACACTGCTGTCTCTGATCCTAGGGCAGTGGGCTCTAGGCAGGTCGGTGGCAGCATGAGTGACAGGCGGGAAAGAAGTCACCACTGTCCTCCAGGCGAGGCGAGGCGCCCGGGCAGAGGAAAGCGGGAGGCCCGGGAGACATCTTGGAACTACCTTCTGCCGGCTGAGGAGTTTCTCTTtctaggggagagggaggaaagggactGAAAGCAGGAGGAGTCCAGAGTTTGGGTTTAGGAAGATCCGGTGCTGCCTGCAGCCTGTGTCCAGCTCGGGGCTGCAAGAAGTCTTCCCGTGACAGTCGCTTTGATTTCCTGCCAGCCCAGGAGAGGCAGTCAGTGAACCCAGCCGCGCGTGGgcgtggggatggggagggggcaggataTTCAGCTGACGCCCCCTCTGTGCACCCGCCCTCTTTTCCAGACATTCCTTCCACCCCGTGCGTCTTTCCATTCACCTATGCCGACGTGATGCACTACAACTGCATCTCCGTCCACAGCGACTTTGACTGGTGTTCTCTGGACAGTCAGTTCCAGGGCAGATGGCGGTACTGCCTGTCCAATGGTGAGCATCCAGATGCCCAGGGCCCAAGAAGCAGGTGCTGGCAGGTGGACCAAGTTCAACTCCTGACTCCCACTCAATCTTAACCACTCTGAAATCAAAGTCCAGAAAAAAGAAGCACGATGTggagggtgggtgtttagcccagcAGCTAAGACGCCCGGGTCCCTTGTCCCACGTTGGAATCCCAACTCCAGCTCTGACTCCGACTTCCTGCCgcatgcagaccctgagaggcagcagtgacggctcaagtgatgccgcccacgtaggagacccgactgagttcctggctctcgggctggcgcaggcatttggggaatgaaccagcagatgggagtctctctctctctctctctctctctctctctctctctctctctctctctctctctctctctctcctttaaatgCTTTAAAGGAAAAGCTTGTGGTGGAGTACTTAGGCAATGATTCTTCTCCATAtctcccctcccaccctttcCCCTCTCTGCAGATCCCCCCCAGTGCACTTTTCCCTTCTTCTTCAAAAAGAAGGTCTTTTACCAGTGCACCAAGGAGGACTACATTCTGGACCGGAGCTGGTGTTCACTGACGAAAAACTACAACAAAGACAAGAAATGGAAGCAGTGTTCCCCTCGGAAgtaaggcgggggggggggggggaggcgcaGGCGGGGGTCTTGAGGACCCCTTGCAATAACGGAGGGAGGAGCTTCCGGTTAGATGGTGCGGTGGTGGCTTGGGCCAAAGGTCAACGCAGCGCCCACAAAGGACGCACCAGCAAGCACTCCGGGCTTAGCgggacctgggtccctgtcaggACGCGAAACCGAATCAACAGCACGGTGTCACTCGTGGGCCCTGAAATTGGAATTGGAATCCTGTACGGTTTTCGGGTGTCACAAAGCATTAGACTGACTGGTTGGGTGGGtggttttcttttgaaaggcagagagatgaaggagatctcccatctgccggcccactccccagatgtcacaatccgggtctcccacgggggtggcctgggcccaggcacctgagtcaccacctgccacctcccagggcagcactggcgggaagctgggttgggagtggagctggcgCTGGAGCTCTTCGACCTCAAAAAGCACCACGGGAGTTCCATCTTTGCGCCGCCGGTGCGGCAGGAGTCACCGACGCCCTGAAGGCAACCAGTTCCGGCGGTTCTGACCCACGCGGGCGCGCCCTTAGCGGCCTCTGAGTCTGGGGCGGCGACTCCCAGAAGCTGATTGGCTAAGAGGCTCAGGCGTTGGGGCTGTCTCCCGGAGACTGATTGGCTAAGACACCCAGGAGCGTTGTCTTCTAGAGGTTGATTGGCCAAGACGCTCTGGGACTTCGTCTCCCGGAAGCTGATTGGTTAAGACGCTCGGGCGCGCAGGACAGGTTCGCGCCCATAAAATGGAGTCTGATGAGGGAGACGATGACTGAAAAGCTGAGGCCAGAGCCCACGAGAGGGGCCGCTGGTCGGTGGTCTCTCTGCGGTGCCTCATTAACGTGATGGGGCTGACCGCTGCGTgtgggcacagcccaggccccctgGGCTTCCGGTTCCTGTAACCACTTCTGGGGTCATGGCGGAAGGTCAGTGAGAGGCCGTTCGCGGGGTGGCGAACAAGTCTCAGGACCtgcgggcactgcaggaggaCCCCCGAAGTGGAGGGAGTGGTGAGTTTCTTAAGCTGCCAAAAAAAACCTCGTAATTGAAACCCGTGCTTGGTTTTCGTCCTGTGACCTCGTTGAGGACCCCTGGCGTCCGCCGACCCCGGGGAAGGgcatgcgtgtgtgcgtgcgctTCCCGTCACGGGCACTTGGGACCCGGCGGCGGCCGTGCCGCTGGCCCTGTGCGccactggctggctggctggccggCCGAGCCTTTCACCGGTTGTGCGGCGTGCTGCGTAGACGCGGGCCCGCAGCCGCCTGGGACTCAGCTGCGACCCCTCGGTGCCCTGAATGGGCAGGGGGCGACTGGCTGCGGGGCCTCCCGCGGGATCCCCTTGATTTCAGGGGGAGTCTGCACAGCCGGACCCCACCCTGCGGTGGCTATCTGCTGGCCACCTGTCCCTGTGAAGGcgtcacccccacccctgctgttgTCACCACCCCGGGCTGGGAGGGGTCCGGGGTCCAGCCCCACCTCCATCTTCCACCTGCTCTCCTGTCTCAGATCAGGTTCTCAGACACACCTCTGTCTATCTGCTTCCTCTCTTGTGGATTGCCTTGGCCTAAAACATTTAAGATAAGAATAATTCACTTTACAACCATAAAGTTATTGGGTTTAAGAACCAAGgaaggggtaggtgtttggcttgGCACTTAAGAGATCATTTAgggcacccacatcagagtgcctggattcgggCCAGCATTAGACTCCAgccaatgcaggccctgggaggcagcaggtgagggctcaagtgatcgggttcctgccacccatgtgggagacctggactgagttcctggctctcagctttgactCCAGCACAATCCCAGCCTGTGGAAAGAGCCAGCAGACATTGTAAAGGGGAATCAGTGTTTGGCTCCATTAATTACAGCGCCTATAATGTTGAAAGCCTTATTGCAAGAGAAGATTGTCGGAGGGGCTCACCGCTCCCTTTCACAAGGGATGTTCAACTTCCTGTGTGAAATtatctcttcctcccaccccggCGACCTTTCTTCTCTGAAAGACCATTCACACAGCAGCTCGAAAAGAAACCCTCGGAGCAAGTGCTGACATAATTTTCCAATTTCTCCACCTCCTTGCGCCTGTATTCTTTGTAAAATGGGCATTTAACACATAACCACTCCCAACCACTTCATAACCATTTATGGCGGCCACAGAGCTGGGCATAATTCATTGGCCACTCCTCAGGGAGTGGCTCTGATGAGCAAGGCAGTTTGATTCTGTAAAACATTCAGAGTGATGCTGATAAGGAGTCCCCGTGATGTCACATGTGTCACATGTATGCATTTTTCTTGTTCTTCgctttcctcccttcttcttgTTTCCCCTCCCTGTCTTAATATTTCCAATCTTCTAAAGAATAATTTCAAAAGCAAGGACAAcattatgtaaaatgaaaaatgatgtgAATGAGAAGTAGGTGAAAAAATAAGACAGGATGAATGAGGTATAGAAAGGAGCCTGTCTTGAGGGTGGAGGTTGAAGGAAAGATGTACTTCCTTTGCACCTGCTACAAACAGGTGATATCTGGACCCTCCCTGAGCCAGCCGCCATGCCCTTTGACCAGGGGATTTCCAGTCTGTagaacttttttttgaagatttatttatttatttatttgaaagtcagaattacacagagagagaaggagaggcagagagagaggtcttcccttcgctggtccactccccaattggctacaatggctagagctgccccaatccaaagccaggagctccttctgggtctcccacgctggtgcaggggcccaaggacttgggccatcttctactgctttcccaggccatagcagagagctggatcggaagtggagcagccaggactagaactggcatgcatatatgggatgccggcactgcatatggtggctttatctgctacgccaaaGCGCCGGCCCGCTAGAATTTCCATTGTACAGATGCATCCTAAAGGGAAAGTTGGACACGTGTACAGATACAAAGACGAAGGAATGATTCTGACAGTGACAAAAGACAGCCAAGGTCAAATCAGGTAATAGGCACTGTGAAATAGAGTACTGAAATCAGGTTCCAAGGTTGACAGCAATGTGTGAAAGTGCTCAAGAGATAACGTAATGGTCAAAGGTAAGCAACTTCAAGAAACACAGAAAGTTCAAAGCACAGATAtttatatgaggggtcttcaaaaatctcAGAGACACCTATGATGCAAAAATGgtgcatggttttcaaaagttttatccaccaaaataaactcaccttttaattttgttttcccatgagctttttgaagtacgctCATATCACGAAGGTAGGAAGAGAATGTTCTGGACAGAGACAGTGAGGAAGTGTTAATACTGGTCACCTTTGCGGGTTGTTGGCACCATTCACATTCTTTGTATATCTTTACGTACCATCTAATATTTGTAGTCATaggtatgcatttttattttaacatttagttTGATGTTTGCACAATTAATACCTGAGTAAGTTCTCATTTAAACGTCAAAATGGCACATGACTGTGGGGACTCACATTAATCTTCCTCTcacttttctctcttccctttctatTCCCTTTTGAAGCAGAAATACAGTAAACAATTCAGTGTGCTCTTTTAggtttattctgtattttttattttttttttaagatagagttacagagagaggtcttccattccgctggttcactcttgaccacaatggccagagctgagctgatctgaagccaggagccaggagtttcttctgggtctcccacgtaggtgcaggggcccaaggacttgggccatcttcgctgctttcccaggccatagaagagagctggactagaagtggagcagcctagactcaaaccagtgcccatatgggatgctggtgctgcaggctggggctttaacccactgtgccacagtaccggcccctgtACTTTTTCATATTTGCAGATGTCTTTAAGATATTTTTCAACATTAATGAATTCTACTCTCCCCCTTTGTCCTGTGAGTGTtaagcaggcagagcagagcagttAAGCTTGGGGCATccgcatcctatatcagagggcCCAGCTACCTCAGTtccgatccagttttctgctgatgcgcaccctaggaggcagaggtgatggctcaagtaattgggtctctgccacccacttgggaggccctgattgagttccagtaaataaataaataaacattatgaaGCTTTTCCATGAGAATGTATCAATCCACTTCTCCTTTCTCCATGATTTTACCAAACTTCATAATGTGGTTGTGTCATTCTGCTACTAAAGTATGGTttgattgttttaaatatttttagattccCATGACCAAGTGGTTTTCTTTTCCACTGATCTTTGAGgaagttctgttttgtttttcattggaATGGCTGAATAAAATCACTGGGTCAAAGGATATGTCCATTGTGTATGACAGTGGATGTGTGTGCAGCTTAAATTCTAACTTCCAATCATGTTCTATCAAAATTATAAGAAGCCCATTTTTAACAACTTTCTCAACACTGAAAAGGATCAGTGTGATAAATTTTGTCTCCAAAATGGGCCACAAAGCTAATATGATCATTAAAGTAATCCATCATGGTACTTCAGCCTCAGAGAGAAAGGAATGTTGCAGCCTTCCTAGGACTCTGGTCTCCCCAAGGCATGCCCGTCCTTTAGCTGTTCTGCTGAGTCACGGGTGTTTGTGAGTTCTGAGGTAGACCAGCTCTCCCgtcagggagcagagccagctatctgttgggggggggggggtgatatGTTATCATACAAGTCCTAACTTCTCTTTTTCCTCCCCAGTAATTAGATCAGTCTTGGTGGTTTTTGAAGAAGCAGAAGTCACAGATTCAACAGTTGCCTCTCAAAACAGAACCCTGCCCTTCCCAGCAATGACCATTCTgatgtaataaataaattcatgacCTCCTTTTCGCAGGAAGGGCTCCTTTTCTtgggagaaaacaaacaggaCAATGCCCAGTGGTGCCCAATCCAGTGTGGACCAGTGTGGGTGGTAAAACCTGGAGAGAGTTTGTGGGGAAGAGTTGGCTTCCAAACCAAAACCCTGACTATTTGCTGATAGCCTGATCCTGGGCATGTTAACTCAAGTTTCAGAGAACTTTAGCCTTCCCCTTATGCAGTTGTAAtactttttatgtgaaaggcagagtgacagaaatgggccggggtgggagagagaacaaACTTccatccgtttgttcactccccaagtgaccacaggagccagggccgggccaggtcgaagccaggaactcatccaggtctcctatgtgggtgcagaggcccaagcacttgtcatcttctgttgcttttccaggcacattagcagggagctggattggaaatagagcagctgagacatgacccaggtgctcagatatgggatacctgcattgcaagcagtggcttaagccctgtgccacaacaccagccctgcaatttaaaacattttaggttaaagtaaaacttttatttttaattttgaaatgaaatttacatGACATGCAGTTGACCATTTAAAAGTGAAAACCCCATGCATATTATGCAGTCACAAGGCAGCACAGCCATCCCCTTACCTAATTCACATTTCCATGGCTCCACATGgaagccctgcacccatgaagcaGCCGCTCCCAACctttccccccgcccccagcccttgGTGACCATcagcctgctccctgcctctgtACATTTGCCCATTCATGCATGACCTTCAGTGCTTGACTGCCTTCACTCAGCATAAGGTTTTCAAGATTCATGCCATCACACATCTGTCAGTATTTAGTTCCTTCTTGTGGCCAAGTGATGTTCTGCTGTGTGGACAGGCCATGTGCTCTTTATctttgaatattcatttttaaagtatacatgttgggccagccctggggctcagcagattaaggtgctgcttgtgacacaggcatcctctACCTGagctcctggttcaagtcccagctgctcacttccagtccaactctctactaatgtgcctgggaaagcagaagatggcccaagtacctgggcccttaccacccacgtgggagacctggatggaattgtAGACtactggtttcaacctggcctagccctggctgttacagccatttggggagtgaatttggaaatatgaaagatctttctctctctgtctctctgtctatcctggCCCCTGTTATTCTggcttttggaaaaataaaaataaatcttcaaaacaaaacaaaacaaaagtctgCATATTTTTGTGCAGACCCGGGCGAATTTTCATAGGTTGAACCTTCCATGTCATTGACAATCGCGGCGCCCTCTGCAGGCCTGACTCACCAAGGGTAACCCCCAGCTTGGATTCATTTTAcatctttttgtgttttgtataAACTGGACCACTCTCCCTCAGTGTTGTGCTGTGTGATTCACCCAGATTGCCCTGTGTAAACACAGAGCCTCCATCCTCACAGCTGTGTGAACGCTGTGTCCATTTGGCTCTTCAGCCATTGCTATCCACAGGAGACAGACTCTGGGACCCTagtggataccaaaatccaccGAGGTTCAAGTCCCCTTAGGAAAAACAGTGCCATATTTGCATAGAACCTGTCCACGTTCTCCCACTGTAGCTCATCTCTAGATGATTTACAGCACCTAAAGTCACAGCGTAAACTGTATTCATGCAATTTTTTGTCAAAATTTTCAGTGCACTTTTGAGTCCAtgcatgcagaagccaggaaggcagaggctgaCTGCTGCAGTGAGCAttgcggggagagagagaaaatg includes these proteins:
- the LOC100341751 gene encoding binder of sperm protein homolog 2, with amino-acid sequence MGELLGLVCRLWLAVCVIRLKADLITHLNLPKPDIPSTPCVFPFTYADVMHYNCISVHSDFDWCSLDSQFQGRWRYCLSNDPPQCTFPFFFKKKVFYQCTKEDYILDRSWCSLTKNYNKDKKWKQCSPRNN